GCGCTCTAAATTTACAAACGGGGCTTTAAAATCAAAATGCTCAATAATGCGCTTTATAGTGGGCTTTAAACCATCAACAACAGGAAAGTAGCTACGGTACTCTGCCTCAACAGGAATAGCAGGGGCATCTTTTAATGTGGCTTGTACAAATATAAAGTCATTATGAAAATAGCGCCTGTGGTACAAACGGCAAAATACTGAGTTATAAAACGTTTCGGCAAGTTCAGCTTGAGGATGAAAGCATAAAAAACGTTGGTACAGTTTTTTCACTTCAAGCCAAAGCTGCTCATTTAGTTGTTCGGTTAGCTGTGCGTGTTTTAATGCTTTAGTGGTTTCGTTTACTCTGTCATCGTAATAACTAATACGCAGTTTACTAATTTCATTAATATGCTGCCAATCGCGGTTTGCAAAAGCAAGCGGTGCTTTTGCTGTGGTTTTTTGAAACAGCTGATAATGCTTTTTAAAACCCGTTAAAATTAATTCAGCTATATGGCGCGGTTGCATAAACACTCCTTAAAAAAGTGCATATAACGTTTTAGTACCAATCCGCATAATTAAGTGATCTATTTTTATGATGGAAAAGCGTGTTGATAGCAAGGCAAAAAATTCGCTATTTAGTTGTTCTAAATGAGAATTTTTTAACACAGATAGCGACACGTTTAGCCCCTAAAAATGATTAAGTATTATTGCGGATTGGTATAATACAGCGGTTTTATATTTGTTGTGGTGCTGATACGTTATACACGTTAGAGCTCAAACTCTATAGTTGTTAAGGTTATGTTATTTTTAGATTAAAACCAAGATAAATATTCTCAGTTTTTATACTTTGAGCTTAACGCATAATTACGTGTGATGGCAAAAGCCACGTTATTGGTAAGAGGCTATTTTTTTCTCTAACTTTTTAATGCGCTTTTCAATTTCGGTGGTTTGCTTTTTATGATCTTTATTTATTATTTTTAATTGCTTGGTAATATCTTTGCTAATTAACTTTTTGTCCTCGTCATCTAAAATGCGATTAAGGCGCTGTTGTTGGTTGTATTCTGCGCGGTCTTTTTTACGTTTTATAATCGCTAATTTATTAGTATTACTTCTCAGCTCAGCTTGCAGATCAAGCA
The genomic region above belongs to Pseudoalteromonas sp. MM1 and contains:
- a CDS encoding DUF4124 domain-containing protein, which produces MQKHTLFLCALMVCSLSLHAQNATTYYKCVTQNGTTFSQFPCNDNATAYTINTVSGINTAPAQDYTKELNALERERIVLDLQAELRSNTNKLAIIKRKKDRAEYNQQQRLNRILDDEDKKLISKDITKQLKIINKDHKKQTTEIEKRIKKLEKKIASYQ